The Vibrio gazogenes DNA segment GCCAGATGATTGCGAAATCGACTTGAGTCAGAATGCCACCAATGACAAAGAGAGGCATTGCCATCAGTAATCGGTTGCGCAGGGTTTTCTGCTCGATATTAAAATACTCTGCTAAGATCAGACGGCTGGAGCGGAAAGCGGTATCACCAGAAGTAATAGGCAGAATGACGACACCAAGGAACGCGAGAATACCACCGAATACGCCCAGTAGGCCGAACGAAGAGCTGTAGACCACATTACCCGGGCCACCTTGACCAATCGCTTCAGAAAGCCCGTCTAGTGAGCCGAAGTAGGACAAAGCAATCGTACACCAGATTAACGCAATCACACCTTCGCCAATCATGGCACCATAGAATACGAAGCGGCCATTTTTTTCATTTTCCATACAGCGTGCCATCAGCGGTGACTGGGTGGCATGAAACCCTGAAATTGCACCACAGGCAATTGTAATGAAGAGAGCCGGCCATAATGGCATGTCACGCGGATTTAGGTTGCTAAACAGATCACTGATGGTGAAACCACCCATGATAGTGTGTTTGTCAGAGACCATGATTGCAGTGATTAATCCAACAGACATGAAGATGAGCAGGGCACCGAATAATGGATATAAACGTCCGATGATTTTATCGACTGGAACGATCGTTGCCAAAATGTAGTAAGCAAAAATGATGATGACCATCAGACCAGTGCCGATATTGAGTGATAATTGCTCATTGACTAGGTTGGTAATCATACCAGCAGGCGCAGAAACAAACACAACCCCAACAAGCAGTAAGAGAATAATCGCAAAGGCATTCATGAAATGTTTTGCGCCATTGCCAAGATATTTACCGCTGATGTTCGGGACTGAGGCGCCGCCGTTTCTGACTGAGAGCATCCCCGAGAAATAATCATGGACTGCGCCGGCAAAAATACAGCCAATGACAATCCACAATAATGCCGCCGGGCCATATAGCGCCCCCATTATCGGGCCGAATATCGGACCAACACCGGCAATGTTCAGTAACTGAACAAGGTAGACCTTCGGTGTTGATATCGGGACATAATCAACACCATCCCTCATACTGTAGGCTGGTGTTTGGCGTTGCTCATTAATACCAAATATTTTTTCGACAAGAGTACCGTAAATAAAGTAACCCCCGATTAAAGCGATTAAGGCGACAAAGAACCACAGCATATTATTTTCCTTCTGTTGGTGGACAGAGACGTTCTATCAATAGACTAGTCTGACCAGAAGCGTTATGCATGGGAAAGTCAACTGAGTGGTTCTATGAAGAATTAAGTGGTCTTCTATCCACAGGAAGTGGTTTTTATTTTTATAGTGTATTGATTGAATGGAAGATATTTCTCATATCAATATCAATGCGCTGTATCGGAAACTGGACATCGCTGTTTGGTGTTTTTCGTCGAAAGCGTATATGGTTGAAGAGAGATAAATTTAAAACAAGGTGTTGATGTCGTGATAAATTTTCGTAATTGGCTCAGTGGAATCGTGATTTCTTTGCTGCTGTTAGGATGTTCTGCATCGGAGCAATCACTCGCTACACAAGGAGACTGGTATCAAATTGGTTATCGTGATGGGATTGCGGGGCATCAACAGCGATCCTATAGAGTACTTCATCAGTTGGGGGCCGTCCAAATGGCCGATTATGATGAAGGATATGATGACGGTGTTACCCAATATTGTAATCCAGATTTTGCCTATCAAATCGGGTTGTCCGGTCAATTTTATGATGGCGTTTGTGCCGGAACGCCAGCGGGGAATCAGTTCCGTATGGAGTGGCAACGGGGTTGGGAGCAATATACCAATCACTGAGCGATGGCCTGTGTATGGCCGTCTCTCAGTGACACGGTATTGAAACGGGCAACAGGCCGTCAATCGGCCTGGTGTCGGGTCTTTAAGCTGGCGGTTGGATTGCTTTGCGTAAGACCCCTTCGGATTGTGAGAGTTTGTCCAGCGCTTCCTGATAACTCATATCGGTCAACTGCATCAGAATTGCGATTTTTGCATTGTTTTGGCTCTGCGTCAGTAACTGCTCCGCTCGTGTTTTCTCACAGTCTGTCGCTTGCATTACGATTCTCACGGCCCTCGCTTTCAGTTTTTTATTGGTTGCCTGTACATCAACCATCAGGTTTTGATAGCTTTTGCCTAAGCGGATCATGCTCGCGGTGGTCAGCATATTCAGGATCAGCTTTTGTGCCGTACCGGACTTCAGTCGCGTAGAACCGGTTAATGCTTCCGGGCCAACCAGCGGTGAGATGGCTATCTGTGCAATAGCCGCAATGCTTGAGTCTGGATTACAAGAGACGGCAACGGTTGTCGCACCTACTTGATTGGCATATTCCAGCCCACCGATCACATAAGGGGTTCGGCCACTGGCGGCAATACCAACGACAACATCGTGCTGACTCAGAGCAATGTTTTGGAGATCATGACTTGCCGCGCTCGGGGAATCCTCACTGCCTTCTTGTGCTTTAAACATGGCTTCTTTCCCCCCGGCGATCAAACCGATCACCATCTGATCGGACACTCCGAAAGTCGGGGGGCATTCTGAGGCATCCAGTACTCCCAGACGGCCACTGGTACCGGCACCGATATAAATCAACCGCCCTTTATTTTTAAATGCCGTGGTAATAGCATCGACGGCTGTGGCGATTTGCGGGATGACTTTCTCTACCGCAAAAGGCACGGTCTTATCCTGTTGATTCAGTCGTTCAAGAATGGCTTCAGTGGATAACAAATCGATATCCATGGTTTCCGGGTTCCGGCCTTCAGAAACCAACTGAGACAATGCGGACAATAAAGCATCATTTGTCATAAGCTTTTACTCTTCTGATTTTATTGGGGTGTGTAGATGACGCCCAGTGATACGGCTTTGATCGCGCCAGTGACTTCAGGCACGTTACTCGGAAGTGCATGAATGCGTTGATGTGCCAGCCAGGCAAAAGCCATGGCTTCCATATAATCGTTATCAACACCTTGTGCCGATGTATTACAGACCTGCCAGTCTTGCAACAGAGCTTGTAACTCCTGCATCAATAATGGATTGTTGGCACC contains these protein-coding regions:
- the murQ gene encoding N-acetylmuramic acid 6-phosphate etherase encodes the protein MTNDALLSALSQLVSEGRNPETMDIDLLSTEAILERLNQQDKTVPFAVEKVIPQIATAVDAITTAFKNKGRLIYIGAGTSGRLGVLDASECPPTFGVSDQMVIGLIAGGKEAMFKAQEGSEDSPSAASHDLQNIALSQHDVVVGIAASGRTPYVIGGLEYANQVGATTVAVSCNPDSSIAAIAQIAISPLVGPEALTGSTRLKSGTAQKLILNMLTTASMIRLGKSYQNLMVDVQATNKKLKARAVRIVMQATDCEKTRAEQLLTQSQNNAKIAILMQLTDMSYQEALDKLSQSEGVLRKAIQPPA
- a CDS encoding carbon starvation protein A encodes the protein MLWFFVALIALIGGYFIYGTLVEKIFGINEQRQTPAYSMRDGVDYVPISTPKVYLVQLLNIAGVGPIFGPIMGALYGPAALLWIVIGCIFAGAVHDYFSGMLSVRNGGASVPNISGKYLGNGAKHFMNAFAIILLLLVGVVFVSAPAGMITNLVNEQLSLNIGTGLMVIIIFAYYILATIVPVDKIIGRLYPLFGALLIFMSVGLITAIMVSDKHTIMGGFTISDLFSNLNPRDMPLWPALFITIACGAISGFHATQSPLMARCMENEKNGRFVFYGAMIGEGVIALIWCTIALSYFGSLDGLSEAIGQGGPGNVVYSSSFGLLGVFGGILAFLGVVILPITSGDTAFRSSRLILAEYFNIEQKTLRNRLLMAMPLFVIGGILTQVDFAIIWRYFGFANQTTAVVMLWTASAYLLRHQKFHWITTVPALFMTTVCVSFILNSSTLGLGLPMQISTILGFLASIAMLAYVLKVAKGHDNTTVSNPKNTSDKQTKTA
- a CDS encoding DUF2799 domain-containing protein, encoding MINFRNWLSGIVISLLLLGCSASEQSLATQGDWYQIGYRDGIAGHQQRSYRVLHQLGAVQMADYDEGYDDGVTQYCNPDFAYQIGLSGQFYDGVCAGTPAGNQFRMEWQRGWEQYTNH